In Desulfitibacter sp. BRH_c19, one genomic interval encodes:
- a CDS encoding hydrogenase gives MFNMLKKIIKYPRLTVEYPNKTIDSSLFVGKPEIDKSKCILCGECVSRCPSSAIIMDKGNKDIGINIDECLFCSLCEDICPTGAAQMSHEFELAEKIRNALRKTPAVIEERELPDESYEVICERVKKKIAQVYQRSLQIREVDAGSCNGCDYEINALNNPFNDLERLGIHFVASPRHADMLLVTGTATRNMELALVKTYNAAPDAKFVVAVGACACSGGIFKDNYATRNGIDCIVPVDVYIPGCPPRPQSIMYGILKALDKQDKL, from the coding sequence ATGTTTAATATGCTGAAAAAAATAATTAAGTATCCTAGGCTTACTGTGGAATACCCTAATAAGACTATAGATTCAAGTCTTTTTGTAGGAAAACCTGAAATAGATAAGTCAAAATGCATACTCTGCGGTGAGTGTGTTTCAAGATGCCCTTCCTCTGCCATTATCATGGACAAAGGTAATAAGGATATTGGAATAAACATTGATGAGTGTTTGTTTTGTTCATTATGCGAAGACATATGCCCGACAGGTGCAGCACAGATGAGCCATGAGTTTGAACTTGCGGAAAAGATTAGGAATGCCCTGAGAAAAACACCTGCAGTTATTGAGGAAAGGGAATTACCTGATGAATCTTATGAGGTAATATGTGAAAGAGTTAAAAAGAAAATTGCCCAAGTTTATCAAAGAAGCCTTCAAATTAGAGAAGTTGATGCAGGTTCATGTAATGGTTGTGATTATGAAATTAATGCATTAAACAATCCATTTAATGATTTGGAAAGATTAGGGATTCATTTTGTTGCATCTCCAAGACATGCGGATATGCTGCTGGTAACAGGTACCGCCACAAGAAACATGGAGCTTGCCCTGGTTAAAACGTATAATGCAGCACCTGATGCCAAATTTGTTGTAGCTGTTGGAGCATGTGCCTGTAGTGGTGGGATTTTTAAGGATAATTATGCCACAAGAAATGGCATTGATTGTATCGTACCTGTGGATGTCTATATTCCCGGTTGCCCTCCCAGACCACAGTCAATCATGTACGGTATATTAAAAGCTTTAGATAAACAGGATAAACTATAA
- a CDS encoding NADH dehydrogenase — protein MKCKALNKKLSEIFSDDIYNSIIANSNELYLDVNANKIEDICIFINRELLFPLVSLFANDERSLSGKYAVYYTFAARDNGLLLVIKATVDPEVQTFQSISDKVHAAALYEREINDMFGLIPLGHPDPKRLVFHSNWPDENFPLRKDFDLKCKPTFVKKVIPFTKITGDGIFEIPVGPVHAGIIEPGHFRFSVAGEPIINLEAQLYFVHKGIEKMCEGSSIERCLFVSERISGDETFSNSLAYCQAIEKIAGVLIPERAQYTRVIFAELERLTSHLGDLAGICLDTAYGFAAFQFRMLRGWAYIIADELCGMRFLRSVNTLGGVRKDFVAGKEKRILEHLTKIKKELDDTVKIIKSKSMFIDRVENTGVLHHNIAVDLNAVGPGGRSAGVRYDVRKSFPYEAYAKLEFTVPEHNNGDVNCRMNLKIEESFESIGLIIKAMEAMPEGKILEPVKEVQPFQFAFGMTESPRGENIHWVMTGKNNSLFRYKVRTPSFCNWPAVCHAVKGNTVPDFPLINKSFNLSYAGNDL, from the coding sequence ATGAAATGTAAGGCATTGAACAAGAAACTATCAGAAATATTCTCTGATGATATATACAATAGTATTATCGCTAACTCAAATGAACTTTATCTAGATGTTAATGCTAATAAAATAGAAGATATCTGCATTTTTATCAACAGGGAATTATTATTTCCCCTTGTATCCCTTTTTGCAAACGATGAGAGAAGCCTTTCAGGAAAGTATGCGGTTTATTATACTTTTGCCGCAAGGGACAATGGTCTATTACTGGTTATTAAAGCCACAGTTGACCCAGAGGTGCAGACCTTTCAGTCAATTAGTGATAAAGTCCATGCAGCGGCTCTATATGAAAGGGAAATTAATGATATGTTTGGGTTAATTCCATTAGGACATCCCGATCCAAAAAGACTTGTATTTCACAGTAACTGGCCGGATGAAAACTTTCCATTGCGGAAGGATTTCGATTTGAAATGCAAACCAACCTTTGTAAAAAAAGTTATACCTTTTACGAAGATAACAGGTGATGGAATTTTTGAGATTCCGGTAGGACCTGTCCATGCGGGAATTATTGAACCAGGCCATTTTAGGTTTAGTGTGGCAGGAGAGCCCATCATAAATCTGGAAGCACAGCTATATTTTGTTCACAAGGGAATCGAAAAAATGTGTGAAGGATCAAGTATTGAACGGTGCCTATTCGTGTCGGAACGCATATCTGGAGATGAAACTTTCTCAAACTCACTAGCATACTGCCAAGCAATAGAAAAAATCGCCGGAGTCTTAATCCCAGAACGGGCACAATACACAAGGGTTATCTTTGCTGAGCTTGAGAGGCTTACCAGCCATCTTGGAGATCTTGCTGGAATATGTCTAGATACAGCGTATGGATTTGCAGCCTTCCAGTTTAGAATGCTACGAGGATGGGCGTATATAATTGCTGATGAGCTTTGTGGAATGAGGTTTTTAAGAAGTGTTAACACACTTGGAGGAGTAAGAAAAGATTTTGTGGCAGGGAAGGAAAAAAGGATACTTGAACATTTAACAAAGATAAAAAAGGAACTTGATGATACTGTCAAGATTATAAAATCAAAGAGTATGTTTATTGACAGGGTGGAGAATACAGGAGTTCTTCACCATAATATCGCTGTTGATTTAAATGCTGTTGGTCCAGGTGGACGTTCAGCAGGTGTACGTTATGATGTGAGAAAATCATTTCCATATGAGGCATATGCAAAGCTTGAGTTCACAGTACCTGAGCATAATAATGGAGATGTCAACTGTAGAATGAATCTCAAGATAGAAGAAAGTTTTGAATCAATAGGTTTGATCATTAAAGCTATGGAAGCGATGCCCGAAGGAAAAATTCTGGAACCTGTTAAGGAAGTTCAACCCTTTCAGTTTGCTTTCGGGATGACAGAGTCTCCTAGAGGAGAAAATATTCACTGGGTCATGACTGGAAAAAACAATAGCCTATTCAGGTACAAAGTAAGAACGCCTTCTTTCTGCAACTGGCCAGCGGTATGCCATGCAGTAAAGGGCAATACGGTACCAGACTTTCCTTTAATCAATAAGAGTTTTAACCTTTCATATGCAGGAAATGACTTATAA
- a CDS encoding NADH-ubiquinone oxidoreductase encodes MGFILLALPVITVILFMLFRGRRLLHGLSIASSTILLIVSVFLTKSVILYDTVEYSAFWGFYYVDALSIIVLDIVIVLGFIVSIYSIGYLNEELKHGKIDTARLRLYYILMYSFMFTMVLALTVKNMGIMWIAIEATTLASAFLVGFYNNKQSLEAAWKYIIICSVGIAFALLGIIFLHLSSLNVLQDSQLLDWTALFDHATLLESSILRLAFMFILIGFGTKAGLSPMHTWLPGAHSQAPAPISALLSGVLLNSAMYGIIRTVAIVNKNLGSSIFTGRLLIALGLLSVALAAIVILTQKEYKTLLAYSSIEHMGIIAFAIGIFTPGSIFAALFHMINHSFTKSMLFLCSGSIMQKYHSGKISKIKGVLKILPVTGTAFMLGLFAIAGTPPFSVFASKFNIILSAFENDTPILGVLLVTLLSIVFMGIVLNLFRMFYGDRGTQDLKPGEFNIPGTAAIVLLLLVISISGIYIPNELGDLIIKAQTIILGG; translated from the coding sequence ATGGGATTTATTCTGCTGGCTTTACCAGTTATTACAGTTATTCTATTTATGCTTTTTAGGGGAAGACGCTTGCTACACGGATTAAGCATAGCATCTTCAACTATTTTGCTGATTGTATCAGTATTCTTAACCAAAAGTGTAATTCTATACGATACAGTTGAATATTCCGCCTTTTGGGGGTTCTATTACGTTGATGCTTTAAGCATTATTGTGCTTGATATAGTAATAGTTTTAGGTTTCATCGTGAGTATCTATTCAATTGGTTATCTGAATGAGGAATTAAAACATGGAAAGATAGACACCGCAAGATTAAGACTTTACTATATTTTGATGTATTCTTTCATGTTTACCATGGTCCTTGCTTTGACGGTGAAAAATATGGGTATCATGTGGATTGCAATCGAAGCAACTACTTTGGCTTCAGCATTCCTGGTAGGGTTTTATAATAATAAGCAGTCTTTAGAAGCAGCATGGAAGTATATAATCATCTGTTCTGTAGGAATTGCCTTTGCCCTTTTGGGTATTATTTTCTTACATCTATCTTCCCTAAATGTATTACAAGATTCACAACTACTTGACTGGACAGCATTGTTTGATCATGCAACACTCCTAGAAAGTTCCATATTAAGACTAGCCTTTATGTTTATTCTTATAGGATTTGGAACCAAGGCAGGGCTTTCTCCAATGCATACATGGCTTCCCGGTGCACACAGCCAAGCTCCCGCACCAATTAGTGCACTCTTGTCAGGTGTTTTATTAAATAGTGCCATGTATGGAATTATCAGGACTGTGGCTATAGTAAATAAAAATCTAGGAAGCAGCATTTTTACCGGAAGACTTTTAATAGCCTTGGGATTATTATCTGTAGCACTTGCTGCCATAGTCATCCTTACCCAAAAAGAATATAAAACTCTGCTGGCATACTCCAGCATTGAACATATGGGGATTATCGCATTTGCAATAGGCATCTTTACTCCTGGATCAATATTTGCAGCGTTATTCCATATGATCAACCATTCATTTACAAAATCAATGCTTTTTCTTTGTTCAGGGAGTATTATGCAAAAATATCATTCGGGAAAGATTTCGAAAATCAAAGGCGTCCTCAAGATACTTCCTGTTACAGGTACCGCCTTTATGCTAGGTTTGTTTGCTATAGCAGGGACTCCTCCTTTTAGTGTTTTTGCCAGTAAGTTCAACATCATACTATCAGCTTTTGAAAATGATACTCCCATTTTAGGGGTGCTTCTGGTAACTCTTCTATCAATTGTTTTTATGGGAATTGTACTGAATCTATTTAGGATGTTTTACGGTGACCGAGGTACACAGGATTTAAAACCTGGAGAGTTCAATATTCCTGGTACTGCCGCTATAGTTTTACTTCTTCTCGTGATATCTATTTCCGGGATATATATTCCAAATGAATTAGGTGATCTGATTATTAAGGCTCAAACAATTATACTTGGGGGGTAA
- a CDS encoding hydrogenase yields the protein MANYLDALSVLILFSSFILVANKRVKSYIRTFRIQSILIAFATGIMGIQSLQTEGHIDILVVCLIMIVLKVIYIPNLLNKAYDKVQYKVEKDFFFNIPLHVFVCCILVVFSFFSLSTIKDINAGTVNMQVVNMVSVVLIGLYFMITRKKAIGQIVGFLVIENGLFVTAIFATHGMPFIVDLGIFIDILTAVLIMGIMVFKINEEFDSIDINKLKNLRG from the coding sequence ATGGCTAATTATCTTGATGCACTATCAGTATTAATCTTATTTTCATCCTTTATTCTTGTAGCTAATAAAAGGGTTAAGTCGTATATAAGGACCTTCAGAATACAATCCATTCTAATTGCTTTTGCAACAGGAATCATGGGCATTCAAAGCCTGCAAACTGAAGGCCACATTGATATACTTGTGGTTTGTTTGATCATGATTGTTTTGAAGGTAATCTATATACCAAACCTTTTAAATAAAGCTTATGACAAAGTTCAGTATAAAGTAGAAAAGGACTTCTTTTTCAATATACCGTTGCATGTCTTTGTATGCTGCATTCTAGTAGTATTCTCATTCTTTTCGCTTTCAACCATTAAAGATATCAACGCTGGTACCGTAAATATGCAAGTAGTGAATATGGTTTCTGTAGTCCTCATAGGATTATACTTTATGATTACTCGCAAGAAAGCCATTGGTCAGATTGTAGGATTTCTTGTAATTGAAAACGGACTTTTTGTTACAGCCATATTTGCTACACATGGGATGCCATTCATTGTGGATTTGGGTATTTTTATAGACATTTTAACAGCAGTATTAATTATGGGAATCATGGTATTTAAGATCAATGAAGAATTTGACTCGATTGACATAAACAAACTAAAGAATTTGAGAGGATAG
- a CDS encoding formate hydrogenlyase: MSTFVYILVQILVIILLAPLVNGVIQKVKALTQKRKGAPLLQMYFDLRKLFHKSAVVSEVSSWIFKATPYIVFSTAVTAALFVPVSTMITPAAFPGDAIMLIYLLALGRFFMVLAGLDTASTFGGMGSSREAMISSLMEPSIIVSVITIGLISKSTSVYQMMTTAQFAGLPLAHPVYLVVFLAFLVIIVTESSRIPVDDPATHLELTMVHEAMILEYSGRHLALMELSAVIKQLVFITFVVNIFMPHDQLIGMVGIGAIMLSLLIYVLKVIVISVLIAVIEISTVKFRLLSVPNLAALSFILSFLGFLNYLVLWR, translated from the coding sequence ATGAGCACTTTTGTTTATATATTGGTTCAAATACTAGTAATAATTTTACTGGCACCTTTGGTCAACGGTGTGATACAGAAAGTGAAAGCTCTTACACAGAAAAGAAAGGGAGCACCTTTACTACAAATGTACTTTGATTTGAGGAAATTGTTTCACAAGAGTGCAGTTGTTTCAGAGGTGTCTTCATGGATTTTTAAAGCAACACCCTATATCGTGTTTTCTACTGCAGTTACTGCAGCCTTATTTGTACCAGTATCAACGATGATCACACCAGCAGCCTTTCCAGGAGATGCAATCATGCTTATTTACCTCCTAGCCTTGGGTAGATTTTTTATGGTGCTTGCTGGACTGGACACAGCTAGTACATTTGGGGGTATGGGAAGTAGCAGGGAGGCCATGATTTCATCTTTGATGGAACCATCGATAATTGTTTCAGTAATAACAATTGGCCTTATCTCTAAGTCAACTTCCGTATATCAGATGATGACCACCGCCCAATTTGCAGGTCTGCCGCTAGCTCATCCTGTATATTTAGTAGTTTTTCTTGCATTTCTTGTCATCATTGTTACTGAATCCTCGAGAATTCCTGTGGATGACCCAGCAACACATCTTGAACTTACTATGGTTCATGAAGCAATGATTCTTGAATATTCAGGAAGGCACCTAGCCTTGATGGAACTTAGTGCCGTAATCAAACAGCTGGTGTTTATTACATTTGTAGTTAATATCTTTATGCCCCATGACCAGCTTATTGGAATGGTCGGTATAGGTGCGATTATGCTTTCGCTTCTAATTTATGTGCTCAAAGTTATTGTTATATCTGTATTAATTGCCGTTATAGAGATCAGTACAGTCAAGTTTCGTCTTTTAAGTGTACCTAACCTAGCGGCCCTATCATTTATTTTATCTTTTTTAGGATTTCTAAATTATCTTGTTCTTTGGAGGTAG
- a CDS encoding formate hydrogenlyase, whose amino-acid sequence MFQVTILLYLCAAVISLVLMKNHKLVNIVSNIICIAAALLGTAASIIQIISGHDVINLAIFDSQIPFISINLVIDHLSAFFVLGLSILVLCVSIYSIGYNSHYYDKRNVGLYNFLYATFILSMFLVITAGNAVFFFIAWETMAVLSYFLVVFESEQEENQRAGTLYIIMTHLGTAFLLIGFMVMFSYTHSFDIFGSSDAIPGFAKNIMFVLFLIGFGTKAGVIPFHIWLPSAHPAASSNVSALMSGIMIKTAIYGLIRFLLFYLHIQHTWWGILILCIGVVSAVLGIAYALMENNIKRLLAFSSIENIGVILIGLGVSFIAFAQNNLFLGGLALTASLFHTFNHTLFKGGLFLGAGAIQYSTHTKDMEQLGGLIKKLPVTAFFMLCFSLAISAVVPFNGFVSEWLTYQSLFANISPGQAGMNIVSILSITALALSGALAAACFVKLFGISFLGLPRSDYAVDVKKIPVTMNIGMGILATFCLAAGIFPIVFLKMVDKVALDLTGISIADQLQGGFFIAYYPLDISGSSISPISILIIVPLIILFAFLLMRLIGGKYVERKSGTWDCGFGKHNSRMQYSATGFTKPLRIIFRILYRPKREFEIEQGRSPYFPTSIKYKVSTEPIFEKYLYNPMLHFINNFSIKTKLSIQTGSIHMYLLYILVTVLALMLYNRLV is encoded by the coding sequence TTGTTTCAAGTAACTATTTTATTATATTTATGCGCTGCTGTAATTTCCCTTGTATTAATGAAAAACCACAAATTAGTCAACATTGTTTCAAACATAATATGTATAGCTGCAGCCTTATTAGGGACTGCAGCTTCTATTATACAAATCATCTCTGGTCATGATGTCATTAATCTGGCGATATTTGATTCCCAAATACCTTTCATTTCTATAAATCTTGTTATTGACCATCTATCTGCCTTTTTTGTGCTTGGATTGTCCATACTTGTGTTATGCGTCTCCATCTACTCTATTGGGTATAATTCCCATTATTACGATAAACGAAACGTAGGACTTTATAATTTTCTGTATGCAACTTTTATTTTATCCATGTTTTTAGTCATTACTGCGGGCAATGCGGTTTTTTTCTTTATCGCATGGGAGACAATGGCTGTACTATCATATTTTCTAGTAGTATTTGAATCTGAGCAAGAAGAAAACCAAAGGGCTGGAACACTATACATTATCATGACACATCTAGGTACAGCATTTTTATTGATTGGTTTCATGGTCATGTTCAGCTATACTCACTCCTTTGACATATTTGGAAGTTCGGATGCTATACCTGGATTTGCTAAGAATATTATGTTTGTCCTGTTTCTGATTGGGTTTGGTACAAAAGCAGGAGTGATTCCATTCCACATCTGGCTACCTTCCGCACATCCAGCTGCTTCAAGCAATGTATCTGCTCTGATGTCTGGCATTATGATAAAAACAGCTATCTATGGACTAATTCGATTTTTGCTTTTTTATTTGCATATCCAACATACATGGTGGGGAATTTTGATCCTATGTATTGGAGTTGTATCAGCTGTGTTGGGAATTGCTTACGCTCTGATGGAAAATAACATTAAGAGACTTCTGGCATTCAGTAGTATTGAAAATATCGGTGTCATACTGATTGGTTTAGGTGTAAGTTTTATTGCATTTGCTCAAAATAATTTATTTTTAGGTGGTTTAGCACTTACAGCATCTCTTTTTCATACTTTTAACCATACACTATTTAAAGGCGGCCTGTTCCTTGGAGCAGGGGCAATCCAATATTCCACTCATACTAAAGATATGGAGCAACTTGGTGGCTTAATCAAAAAGTTGCCCGTTACAGCGTTTTTTATGTTGTGCTTTTCTCTTGCCATATCGGCAGTTGTTCCTTTTAACGGCTTTGTAAGCGAATGGCTGACCTACCAGTCACTTTTTGCAAATATTAGCCCTGGACAAGCCGGGATGAATATTGTATCTATTTTATCCATTACAGCCCTCGCTCTGTCTGGAGCTTTGGCAGCAGCATGCTTTGTCAAACTGTTTGGAATTTCCTTTTTAGGCCTTCCCAGAAGCGATTATGCTGTGGACGTGAAAAAGATTCCTGTAACAATGAATATTGGAATGGGTATACTTGCAACATTTTGCCTTGCTGCAGGTATTTTTCCTATAGTTTTCCTAAAGATGGTTGACAAGGTCGCTTTAGATTTGACTGGCATCTCCATAGCAGACCAGCTACAAGGAGGATTTTTTATTGCTTATTATCCTTTGGATATTTCAGGTAGTAGCATATCTCCTATATCAATATTAATTATTGTACCTTTAATCATTTTGTTCGCATTTTTGTTAATGCGACTCATTGGAGGAAAGTATGTAGAAAGAAAATCTGGAACCTGGGACTGCGGCTTCGGAAAACACAATTCCAGAATGCAATATAGTGCTACTGGGTTTACCAAGCCGCTTAGAATCATCTTTCGAATTTTATATCGTCCAAAAAGAGAATTTGAAATTGAGCAAGGACGATCACCATATTTTCCTACCTCAATAAAATATAAAGTTTCTACAGAGCCGATATTTGAAAAGTACTTATATAACCCAATGCTTCACTTCATTAATAACTTTTCAATCAAAACAAAGCTTTCGATCCAAACAGGAAGCATTCACATGTATCTTTTGTATATTCTAGTAACCGTACTGGCACTAATGTTATATAACAGGCTTGTTTAG
- a CDS encoding 2-isopropylmalate synthase: MSRKIYIFDTTLRDGEQVPGAKLNLYEKLEIAKQLKRLKVDMIEVGFPASSKGDFDSVKRISEEVGKDVVITALGRAVKSDIDAVYHSIKNAEKPMIHMVLGTSDLHVEKKFKQSRDSILEMGVEAVKYAKTLLPEVQYSPEDATRSDFEYLWKTVEAVVKAGATCINIADTVGYAVPEQFGELIKNINYRLKNLNDKVILSVHSHNDTGLAVANSLAAIRNGADKVECTINGLGERAGNASLEEVVMGLKVHPEYYGGYSDVKTTEILRTSKLVSAMMGLDVQVNKAITGENAFAHSSGIHQDGLLKSRDVYEVIRPEDVGAQEMELVLTARSGRHAFKHVLGNLGYENMEEDIFDTIYDSFLELADRKKEVYDHDVYYLLKEYYRGQNQAFVGNGIELYGLVDFQVISNTLFPTATVKLRKGEENLVQSATGNGPIDALCSAITSIVGKDIQLKEYRINSISRGKDALGRVCIQFEFNGKIYNAKAVDTDVIKASVLAFLNGVNKIALETKTS; encoded by the coding sequence ATGTCAAGAAAGATTTATATTTTCGACACAACATTAAGAGATGGAGAACAGGTTCCTGGGGCAAAATTAAACTTATATGAGAAATTAGAGATTGCAAAACAGCTAAAAAGACTTAAGGTGGATATGATAGAGGTTGGATTTCCTGCATCCTCTAAAGGGGACTTTGATTCAGTTAAAAGGATTTCAGAGGAAGTAGGTAAAGATGTTGTTATTACAGCTCTGGGAAGAGCAGTAAAAAGTGATATTGATGCAGTCTATCATAGTATTAAAAATGCTGAAAAACCAATGATCCATATGGTTCTGGGCACTTCAGATCTACATGTAGAAAAGAAGTTTAAGCAATCCAGGGATTCTATATTGGAAATGGGAGTTGAGGCTGTTAAGTATGCTAAAACTCTTCTTCCAGAAGTGCAGTATTCCCCAGAGGATGCTACTCGCTCAGACTTTGAGTATTTATGGAAGACAGTAGAAGCGGTAGTTAAGGCAGGTGCTACCTGCATTAATATTGCAGATACTGTTGGCTATGCAGTACCAGAGCAGTTTGGTGAGTTAATTAAAAACATAAACTATCGATTAAAAAACCTAAATGACAAAGTTATTTTGAGTGTACATTCCCACAATGATACAGGTCTTGCTGTAGCTAATTCACTAGCTGCTATAAGAAATGGAGCAGATAAAGTAGAATGTACTATTAATGGACTTGGTGAAAGAGCTGGTAATGCTTCTCTAGAGGAAGTAGTCATGGGACTTAAGGTACACCCTGAGTATTATGGTGGATATAGTGATGTGAAAACCACCGAAATACTAAGAACTTCTAAGCTTGTAAGTGCAATGATGGGCTTGGACGTACAGGTAAACAAAGCTATAACAGGAGAGAATGCCTTTGCCCACTCATCTGGAATTCATCAAGATGGCCTATTAAAATCTAGAGATGTATATGAAGTTATCCGTCCTGAGGATGTAGGTGCTCAGGAGATGGAATTGGTATTAACAGCTCGCTCAGGACGTCATGCTTTCAAGCATGTGTTAGGAAATCTAGGATATGAAAATATGGAAGAAGATATCTTCGATACCATATATGATAGTTTTTTAGAATTAGCAGACAGAAAAAAAGAAGTATATGATCATGATGTTTACTATCTGTTGAAGGAATATTATAGAGGACAGAATCAAGCTTTTGTAGGAAATGGAATTGAGCTATATGGGTTAGTGGATTTTCAAGTAATAAGCAACACTCTATTTCCAACAGCTACAGTCAAATTAAGAAAGGGTGAAGAAAACCTAGTGCAAAGTGCTACTGGAAATGGTCCTATAGATGCCTTGTGTAGTGCTATTACAAGTATAGTTGGTAAAGACATACAGCTAAAGGAATACCGAATCAACAGTATTTCTAGAGGAAAAGATGCCTTGGGTCGGGTTTGTATTCAATTTGAATTTAACGGAAAAATATATAATGCCAAGGCAGTAGATACAGACGTAATTAAAGCAAGTGTGCTGGCATTCTTAAATGGAGTAAATAAAATTGCATTAGAAACTAAAACCTCCTAA
- a CDS encoding bacitracin ABC transporter ATP-binding protein: protein METAIKTYNLSKHYSTQKAVDQLNMTVRKGEIFGFLGRNGAGKTTTIRMLLGLIKPTEGNIEIFGMDLKKNKNRILNRVGAIVEYSGFYPNLTGTENLQVYARLMGLKKQKAIQEALEIVGLADETTKLVGNYSMGMKQRLGIARAIMHHPELLIFDEPTNGLDPIGIKEMRKLIKKLANERDITILVSSHILSEIEQLADRVGIIHHGVLLEEIDLKALKNANRKYLQIRTSSISQAIKLMENNLNIFEHELVEENVLRIYNLDTPPAQINRLLVESQLEVMELVMKEDNLEDYFIGITGGGSIG from the coding sequence ATGGAAACCGCTATAAAAACATATAACTTATCAAAACATTACAGCACTCAAAAAGCTGTAGATCAGTTAAATATGACAGTTCGCAAGGGAGAGATTTTTGGATTTCTTGGTCGTAACGGTGCTGGAAAAACAACAACAATCCGTATGCTTTTAGGACTGATAAAACCTACTGAAGGAAATATTGAGATATTTGGAATGGATTTAAAAAAGAACAAAAACAGAATTTTAAATAGAGTTGGGGCCATAGTTGAGTATTCAGGTTTCTATCCTAACTTAACTGGAACTGAAAACTTACAAGTTTATGCAAGACTTATGGGTTTGAAAAAACAAAAGGCTATTCAGGAAGCCTTAGAAATAGTAGGTTTAGCTGATGAAACAACTAAGCTGGTAGGCAATTATTCAATGGGTATGAAACAGCGCCTAGGAATAGCTAGAGCTATTATGCATCACCCTGAATTATTGATATTTGATGAACCTACTAATGGTCTAGATCCAATTGGCATTAAAGAGATGCGTAAACTGATAAAGAAGTTAGCTAATGAGAGAGATATTACAATATTGGTGTCAAGTCACATTCTTAGTGAAATTGAGCAATTGGCCGATCGTGTTGGTATAATTCACCATGGAGTTCTTCTAGAAGAAATTGACCTAAAGGCTTTAAAGAATGCTAATAGAAAATATTTACAGATAAGAACATCAAGCATATCCCAAGCAATTAAACTTATGGAAAATAACTTGAATATTTTTGAACATGAGCTTGTAGAAGAAAATGTACTAAGGATTTACAACCTAGATACTCCACCAGCCCAAATAAATAGGTTGTTAGTAGAGAGTCAGCTGGAGGTTATGGAGTTAGTTATGAAAGAAGATAATTTAGAAGACTACTTTATTGGCATTACAGGAGGTGGCTCCATTGGTTAG